In Actinomycetota bacterium, one DNA window encodes the following:
- a CDS encoding MerR family transcriptional regulator produces the protein MSEAGNSEEEEWEKALDAPDEPLYTVGVVADLMGVDPQVVRGYDKRGLVEPGRSASGQRRYSRDDIGRLARAMRLADEGIPAAGIERILELEDELHRREKEAVDSDGDSTDG, from the coding sequence ATGTCCGAGGCAGGGAACTCCGAGGAGGAGGAATGGGAGAAGGCCCTGGACGCCCCCGACGAGCCGTTGTACACGGTCGGTGTCGTCGCCGATCTGATGGGCGTGGATCCGCAGGTGGTGCGCGGCTACGACAAGCGCGGTCTCGTCGAGCCGGGACGGTCTGCCTCGGGCCAGCGCCGCTACTCCCGGGATGACATCGGGCGGCTCGCGCGCGCGATGCGCCTGGCTGACGAGGGCATCCCCGCCGCTGGCATCGAGCGGATCCTCGAACTGGAGGACGAGCTACACCGCCGGGAAAAAGAAGCCGTCGATAGCGACGGGGATAGCACCGATGGATAG
- a CDS encoding DoxX family protein, with translation MGLLVVRVVVGALIAGHGLQKVAGWFGGPGVNGHAEALRSLGYRRPRTLSWVHGVAETAGGVLLAVGLLTPLAAAAILAVMLNAAVVVHARNGLWVQQGGYEYPLVLAALSAGIALTGPGAFALDAITGWDLTGVWAAAGIIGGLAVGAAVLAVRQQPQPADQHGSERQDPSERPGTPAHAA, from the coding sequence ATCGGCCTGCTTGTGGTCCGGGTCGTGGTCGGCGCGCTCATCGCAGGTCACGGGCTGCAGAAGGTCGCCGGCTGGTTCGGCGGCCCGGGCGTGAACGGCCACGCGGAGGCGCTGCGGTCGCTGGGCTACCGACGTCCCCGCACCCTGTCGTGGGTGCACGGCGTGGCCGAGACCGCCGGTGGTGTGCTGCTGGCCGTCGGGTTGCTGACCCCCTTGGCCGCCGCGGCGATCCTCGCGGTGATGCTCAACGCCGCCGTCGTGGTGCACGCCCGCAACGGCCTGTGGGTCCAGCAAGGCGGCTACGAGTACCCGCTCGTGTTGGCTGCCTTGTCGGCCGGCATCGCTCTGACTGGTCCCGGCGCGTTCGCGCTCGACGCGATCACCGGCTGGGACCTGACGGGGGTGTGGGCAGCAGCCGGCATCATCGGCGGACTCGCCGTCGGTGCCGCGGTGCTCGCTGTTCGCCAGCAGCCGCAGCCCGCGGACCAGCACGGCTCGGAACGCCAGGACCCCTCGGAGCGACCGGGCACCCCTGCACACGCCGCCTGA